The Solibacillus sp. FSL R7-0682 genome includes a window with the following:
- a CDS encoding ABC transporter substrate-binding protein, with translation MKKWQQLSSVGLVSLVILSACGAEEATNKTPNEEQTDQTTEQTKALFPVALKDALQKEVTMEKAPERIVSLIPSNTEILFELGLNEQIVGVNDNDNYPEEAATKEKVGGMEFNIEAIIALQPDLVLAHESGLYSFGEEAIAQLEAIGIPVFVVKNALTFEETYTTIEQIGQLTGKTSEATEIIASIQQGITEIENKVTDLEEKSVFIVVGTEPDLYAAGQDTFIDEMLDVLNVENVVQELGWPMYSAEQFVSSNADVILVTYESDIDAISNNAAYAEMKAVKTDNIKLVDGDTTTRQGPRIVEGIESIAEAIYPEAFNE, from the coding sequence ATGAAAAAATGGCAACAATTATCTTCTGTAGGACTTGTATCACTCGTAATTCTTTCAGCATGTGGTGCGGAGGAAGCTACAAATAAGACACCTAATGAAGAACAAACGGATCAAACGACAGAACAAACAAAAGCACTATTTCCAGTGGCGTTAAAAGATGCTTTACAAAAAGAAGTGACAATGGAAAAAGCACCGGAGCGCATCGTATCACTTATCCCATCCAATACTGAAATTTTATTCGAACTAGGGCTAAATGAACAAATAGTCGGAGTTAATGATAACGATAATTATCCAGAAGAAGCGGCTACGAAAGAAAAAGTAGGTGGAATGGAATTCAATATAGAAGCCATTATTGCATTGCAACCGGACTTAGTATTAGCGCACGAATCAGGGCTTTATAGCTTTGGTGAAGAAGCGATAGCACAACTTGAAGCAATAGGTATTCCAGTATTCGTTGTAAAAAATGCCTTAACTTTTGAAGAAACATATACAACGATCGAGCAAATTGGTCAGCTAACGGGGAAAACGTCTGAAGCGACTGAAATAATTGCCTCTATACAGCAAGGGATTACAGAAATCGAAAACAAAGTAACGGACCTTGAAGAGAAATCAGTATTTATCGTTGTTGGAACAGAACCTGATTTATATGCAGCAGGGCAGGATACTTTTATTGATGAGATGTTAGATGTTCTGAATGTTGAAAATGTTGTGCAAGAGCTAGGTTGGCCAATGTATAGTGCTGAGCAATTTGTGAGTAGTAATGCAGATGTGATTTTAGTCACGTATGAGAGTGATATAGATGCTATTTCAAACAATGCAGCATATGCAGAAATGAAGGCAGTGAAGACTGACAATATTAAACTTGTTGATGGCGATACAACAACACGTCAAGGTCCTCGAATTGTAGAAGGTATTGAGTCAATCGCAGAAGCAATTTATCCAGAGGCATTTAATGAATAA
- a CDS encoding adenosylcobinamide amidohydrolase has product MLKVHQLTGGYAGESIVKNMTFHVKKGKILGILGPNGSGKSTLLKLISGVIKPTNGEVYINNKSIESYDVRQLAKKMAVLPQLHASTFSNAVYDAVSLGRYPHQSGFFSSWSKEDEEIVQRAMESTGVSRYQQQYLEFLSGGEQQRVFIAQALAQNAELLLLDEPTNHLDIAHQKQILDMLRREVEENELTVVSIFHDINLASLYCDELLLLENGELRAYGLPHEVILEEQIADVYQARVATYPHPELPKPQITMLPANEVGLVNSKVSVSDFVITKEYIEYRSKSPLKVISSAVHNAGIGWYETFLNRAISPYYNIELVKEETLAFLVQRKFSPTNTVVMLTAVPTECVAIQSFSANELEIIVMVTAGIGNSVDVTKTYLRDEDPHVGTINTWVFINGKLTDEAFIQAMITATEAKTKALADQQVIDPFTGTIATSTATDSLLIAATQYGKVMPYAGPITEVGKLIGRGVFEVTIAAINKYKKAQNNDTF; this is encoded by the coding sequence ATGTTAAAAGTACATCAATTAACAGGTGGCTATGCAGGGGAATCGATTGTTAAAAATATGACGTTTCACGTGAAAAAAGGCAAGATTCTTGGTATTCTCGGTCCAAATGGTAGTGGGAAATCGACATTATTAAAGCTGATTAGTGGAGTAATAAAGCCTACAAACGGAGAAGTTTATATTAATAATAAGTCTATCGAAAGCTATGATGTTAGACAGTTGGCAAAAAAAATGGCAGTGCTTCCACAATTACATGCGAGTACCTTTTCAAATGCTGTTTACGATGCAGTCTCCTTAGGACGATATCCACATCAAAGTGGCTTTTTCTCTTCCTGGTCAAAAGAGGATGAAGAAATTGTACAGCGTGCGATGGAAAGTACAGGTGTATCCCGTTATCAGCAACAATATTTAGAGTTTTTATCCGGTGGTGAACAACAACGTGTTTTTATTGCCCAAGCGCTCGCCCAAAACGCAGAGCTCTTATTATTAGATGAGCCGACGAATCATTTAGACATTGCCCATCAAAAGCAAATTTTGGATATGCTTCGTAGGGAAGTCGAAGAAAATGAACTGACTGTAGTTTCTATTTTTCATGATATTAATTTAGCATCATTATATTGCGATGAGTTATTGTTATTAGAAAACGGGGAACTAAGAGCATACGGATTGCCCCATGAAGTTATTTTAGAAGAGCAAATTGCCGATGTGTATCAAGCACGTGTAGCGACGTATCCCCATCCTGAATTACCAAAACCACAAATTACGATGCTTCCAGCAAATGAAGTAGGGCTTGTTAATTCAAAAGTAAGTGTGAGCGATTTTGTCATTACAAAGGAATATATTGAATACAGATCGAAATCACCATTAAAGGTAATTTCATCTGCCGTTCATAATGCAGGAATAGGCTGGTATGAAACATTTTTAAATCGCGCCATTTCCCCATATTATAATATTGAGCTAGTAAAAGAAGAAACATTGGCGTTTTTAGTACAACGAAAATTTTCTCCGACGAACACAGTTGTGATGTTAACGGCAGTGCCAACTGAATGTGTAGCAATTCAAAGTTTTTCTGCCAATGAACTTGAAATTATTGTTATGGTAACTGCAGGAATTGGTAATAGTGTCGATGTAACGAAAACCTATTTACGAGATGAAGATCCTCATGTCGGTACGATTAATACATGGGTATTCATCAACGGGAAATTAACGGATGAGGCATTTATTCAAGCGATGATTACTGCTACGGAGGCGAAAACGAAAGCTTTAGCTGATCAACAAGTAATAGACCCTTTTACAGGAACAATTGCTACAAGTACAGCTACTGACAGCTTGTTAATTGCAGCAACTCAGTATGGGAAAGTAATGCCTTATGCTGGTCCAATTACTGAAGTAGGAAAGTTAATTGGTCGTGGTGTGTTTGAAGTGACGATTGCAGCAATTAATAAGTATAAGAAAGCACAAAACAACGATACTTTTTAA
- a CDS encoding FecCD family ABC transporter permease, translated as MNKKYTIAYVISIVLLFSSVWIGISFGSVDIPFSTLWDKTTDPVAYSILWKIRMPRVILAALIGASLAIAGAAFQGLLKNPLADPYTLGVSSGASVGAVMTIFLGISIPVLGTFTLPVFSMAGAALTMFVVLSFAKLVDRTMKMETLILTGIIFSSFLGSCISLMVALTGEQLREIIGWLLGSVSMRGWPYVKMVVPFMIIGTVMLWLKRRELNAMIYGEERAQYLGVDVKRSKYIILAGGSILTGAAVAASGTIGFVGLVVPHMVRILIGADHRHLLSLSFLNGASLLVICDLVSRTIIAPIELPIGVITSFIGAPVFAYIFFKQRRKGVA; from the coding sequence ATGAATAAAAAATATACAATCGCTTATGTAATATCGATTGTATTACTTTTTAGCAGTGTTTGGATTGGTATTTCATTTGGTTCGGTCGATATTCCCTTTTCGACATTATGGGATAAAACGACGGATCCTGTAGCATACAGCATCCTTTGGAAAATTCGTATGCCTCGTGTCATTTTAGCAGCATTAATCGGGGCATCACTGGCTATTGCGGGTGCAGCATTTCAAGGCTTACTTAAAAATCCATTAGCGGATCCATACACTCTGGGTGTTTCATCAGGGGCTTCCGTTGGTGCAGTTATGACAATTTTTTTAGGCATTTCAATTCCGGTGTTAGGAACGTTTACACTACCGGTATTTAGTATGGCTGGTGCTGCACTTACAATGTTTGTCGTATTAAGCTTTGCGAAGCTAGTAGACCGTACGATGAAAATGGAAACTTTAATTTTAACAGGAATTATTTTTAGTTCTTTTCTTGGCTCATGTATTTCATTGATGGTTGCTTTAACAGGTGAGCAACTCCGAGAAATAATTGGCTGGCTATTGGGTAGTGTGTCGATGCGCGGCTGGCCATATGTAAAAATGGTTGTTCCATTTATGATAATAGGAACGGTCATGCTTTGGTTAAAGCGCCGTGAGCTAAACGCGATGATTTACGGAGAAGAACGTGCGCAATATTTAGGGGTAGATGTAAAACGGAGTAAATATATCATTTTAGCAGGTGGTTCGATTTTAACAGGGGCCGCAGTAGCAGCATCTGGTACGATTGGCTTTGTTGGGTTAGTTGTACCACATATGGTCCGGATTTTAATCGGTGCAGATCATCGACATTTATTAAGTCTTTCTTTTTTAAACGGTGCAAGTTTACTTGTCATTTGTGACTTAGTATCCCGTACAATTATTGCCCCAATAGAGCTTCCAATAGGGGTGATTACATCCTTTATTGGGGCTCCAGTGTTTGCTTATATATTCTTTAAGCAACGAAGAAAGGGGGTAGCGTAA